One stretch of Prinia subflava isolate CZ2003 ecotype Zambia chromosome 19, Cam_Psub_1.2, whole genome shotgun sequence DNA includes these proteins:
- the LOC134560410 gene encoding serine/arginine repetitive matrix protein 1-like: MRGAAARVRQLRRRACAGPAPRLRGKTAAPSRARAAAPAREAAAVEAGGARRRPWREREGPGGLRRPRPPSPPREHCPPPVPSRRETSVRRQCVPLLPVGACVRMRQKAAMPPAKHQRREGAPALPALLQRSDFVWVQEQFPSQPKPQEQPSSVQKFRCSLGR; the protein is encoded by the exons ATGCGCGGGGCCGCCGCCAGGGTCCGCCAGCTGCGCCGCCGCGCctgcgccggccccgccccgcggctgCGCGGGAAAACGGCCGCTCCCTCGCGAGCCCGCGCGGCTGCGCCTGCGCGCGAGGCGGCGGCGGTTGAGGCGGGCGGCGCGCGCCGGCGGCCATGGCGGGAGCGTGAGGGACCCGGGGGGCtgcgccgcccgcgccccccttcccctccacGGGAACATTGTCCTCCCCCCGTACCGAGCCGCCGGGAGACCTCCGTGAGGCGCCAGTGTGTCCCCTTGCTTCCCGTAGGTGCCTGTGTGAGGATGCGGCAGAAAGCGGCGATGCCCCCTGCAAAGCATCAAAGGCGTGAGGGagccccagcactcccagctctgctccaaagGAGCGATTTTGTATGGGTACAGGAACAGTTCCCATCGCAGCCCAAGCCGCAG GAACAACCAAGCTCAGTGCAGAAATTCAGGTGCTCTTTGGGAAGATGA